In Lutra lutra chromosome 6, mLutLut1.2, whole genome shotgun sequence, the following are encoded in one genomic region:
- the OOEP gene encoding oocyte-expressed protein homolog isoform X2 has protein sequence MVDDAGAAKAQGDEWTPAQSLNRLLRSPLPAPRIRTRPWWFPVQELRDPLVFYLEAWLADSIFGPDRAVIPEMEWMSQVLLMVDIVNSGDLVEITIFGRPRVQNRVKSVLLSLASWHQKLRARDKSRWGEKQAPH, from the exons ATGGTCGACGACGCAGGTGCTGCTAAGGCCCAGGGGGACGAATGGACGCCCGCCCAGTCCCTAAACAGACTGCTCAGGTCACCACTTCCAGCACCGCGGATTCGCACCCGGCCGTGGTGGTTCCCTGTGCAGGAACTGAGAGACCCACTGGTGTTTTACCTGGAGGCGTGGCTGGCTGACTCGATCTTTG gCCCAGACCGAGCGGTAATTCCAGAAATGGAGTGGATGAGCCAAGTCCTGCTTATGGTAGACATAGTTAACTCTGGGGACTTAGTTGAAATCACCATCTTCGGACGGCCCCGTGTACAAAATCGGGTGAAGAGCGTGCTCCTGAGCCTGGCATCCTGGCACCAGAAACTTCGTGCCCGAG acaagagcaggtggggagagaagcaggctccccactga
- the OOEP gene encoding oocyte-expressed protein homolog isoform X3: protein MVDDAGAAKAQGDEWTPAQSLNRLLRSPLPAPRIRTRPWWFPVQELRDPLVFYLEAWLADSIFGPDRAVIPEMEWMSQVLLMVDIVNSGDLVEITIFGRPRVQNRVKSVLLSLASWHQKLRARGSEPPPEK from the exons ATGGTCGACGACGCAGGTGCTGCTAAGGCCCAGGGGGACGAATGGACGCCCGCCCAGTCCCTAAACAGACTGCTCAGGTCACCACTTCCAGCACCGCGGATTCGCACCCGGCCGTGGTGGTTCCCTGTGCAGGAACTGAGAGACCCACTGGTGTTTTACCTGGAGGCGTGGCTGGCTGACTCGATCTTTG gCCCAGACCGAGCGGTAATTCCAGAAATGGAGTGGATGAGCCAAGTCCTGCTTATGGTAGACATAGTTAACTCTGGGGACTTAGTTGAAATCACCATCTTCGGACGGCCCCGTGTACAAAATCGGGTGAAGAGCGTGCTCCTGAGCCTGGCATCCTGGCACCAGAAACTTCGTGCCCGAG GTTCAGAGCCTCCACCTGAGAAGTGA
- the KHDC3L gene encoding KH domain-containing protein 3 has product MATPRRFPTLVQLEQREGALFTVLGNLTKRPYWFHLEYLKSPKAVRLEAWLVEAIFGRGGEHIPHVECVSQTLLHVNQWDPEGEAEILIFGRPYYQKDVSKMIMNLADYHRQLRAQSSEKVPVQDAATQRSPDAAREAATQSSPKIAQEEATQRSPDTAREAATQRSPKAAREAATQRSPKAAREAATQRSPGAAREAATQRSPGAAREAATQRSPGAAREAATQRSPGAAREAATQRSPGAAREAATQRSPGAAREAATQRSPGAAREAATQRSPGAAREAATQRSPGAAREAATQRSPDATQGPVTSS; this is encoded by the exons ATGGCCACTCCCAGACGGTTTCCGACGCTCGTGCAGCTGGAGCAGCGAGAAGGGGCGCTGTTCACGGTGCTCGGTAACCTCACCAAGCGGCCCTACTGGTTCCACTTGGAGTATCTGAAGAGTCCGAAGGCAGTTCGCCTCGAGGCGTGGCTGGTGGAAGCGATCTTCG GCCGGGGAGGAGAGCACATCCCGCACGTCGAGTGTGTGTCGCAGACCCTGCTTCACGTTAATCAGTGGGACCCCGAGGGCGAGGCTGAGATCTTGATATTTGGTCGGCCTTATTACCAGAAAGATGTATCCAAGATGATCATGAATTTGGCTGACTATCACCGCCAACTCCGGGCACAAA GCTCAGAGAAGGTCCCTGTCCAGGACGCAGCGACCCAGCGGTCCCCCGACGCTGCCCGAGAAGCAGCGACCCAGAGCTCCCCGAAGATTGCCCAGGAGGAGGCGACGCAGCGGTCCCCCGACACCGCCCGCGAGGCGGCGACGCAGCGGTCCCCCAAGGCCGCCCGCGAGGCGGCGACGCAGCGGTCCCCCAAGGCCGCCCGCGAGGCGGCGACGCAGCGGTCCCCCGGCGCAGCCCGCGAGGCGGCGACGCAGCGGTCCCCCGGCGCAGCCCGCGAGGCGGCGACGCAGCGGTCCCCCGGCGCAGCCCGCGAGGCGGCGACGCAGCGGTCCCCCGGCGCAGCCCGCGAGGCGGCGACGCAGCGGTCCCCCGGCGCAGCCCGCGAGGCGGCGACGCAGCGGTCCCCCGGCGCAGCCCGCGAGGCGGCGACGCAGCGGTCCCCCGGCGCAGCCCGCGAGGCGGCCACCCAGCGGTCCCCCGGCGCAGCCCGCGAGGCGGCCACCCAGCGGTCCCCCGGCGCAGCCCGCGAGGCGGCCACCCAGCGGTCCCCGGACGCTACCCAGGGCCCGGTTACCAGCTCATGA
- the OOEP gene encoding oocyte-expressed protein homolog isoform X1 translates to MVDDAGAAKAQGDEWTPAQSLNRLLRSPLPAPRIRTRPWWFPVQELRDPLVFYLEAWLADSIFGPDRAVIPEMEWMSQVLLMVDIVNSGDLVEITIFGRPRVQNRVKSVLLSLASWHQKLRARAEKMKQLEEFLKARASEPQTPEHPVA, encoded by the exons ATGGTCGACGACGCAGGTGCTGCTAAGGCCCAGGGGGACGAATGGACGCCCGCCCAGTCCCTAAACAGACTGCTCAGGTCACCACTTCCAGCACCGCGGATTCGCACCCGGCCGTGGTGGTTCCCTGTGCAGGAACTGAGAGACCCACTGGTGTTTTACCTGGAGGCGTGGCTGGCTGACTCGATCTTTG gCCCAGACCGAGCGGTAATTCCAGAAATGGAGTGGATGAGCCAAGTCCTGCTTATGGTAGACATAGTTAACTCTGGGGACTTAGTTGAAATCACCATCTTCGGACGGCCCCGTGTACAAAATCGGGTGAAGAGCGTGCTCCTGAGCCTGGCATCCTGGCACCAGAAACTTCGTGCCCGAG CTGAGAAGATGAAACAACTTGAGGAATTCTTGAAGGCACGTGCATCAGAGCCCCAGACTCCAGAGCATCCTGTTGCATAA